GAACATCCTTTTTGTTCTGCGGTCTGaaaactttgagaaaaaaaaagataaagctaTCTGACCCCAGTTACAAATCAGCTCCACCCTGCCAATCCTGCCAAAACTTAAAAAGCTATCCACCCAAAAAGTTTACTGTGGTTATTCAAGTGGTGGCATGTTGagtgagttttattttctttgcacttttctgtactttctttaacatatattttttgattttgtaatgtgagaaaaaataaaagagacaaatcCTTTTTAACAAGCAACACTATACTAGCTAATCAGCTCATTGGGTTTTTTGAATGCTCGGTACCTGGGGGTTGAGAAGGCTGTAGGGTCATGATACTCGGAGCCCTGCCACTGCCTCACATCAGGCCTCAGACCATGGCTGGTGTCCACAGCCCCGGCCCCATTGCCAGTTCTCAAAGGGCTCCTGGGAGAGGCCAGACCGCAGACCCCGAGAGGACTAGAGGCAGCCAAGGAGGACAGGAAAGGGAGGCCAGCCAGACTCCTCGGCAGGAAGGAGGGGATTCCATTCCCATCCGCTGGTCAGGGCTGCGGATATGTGCTTGTCAGCAGTGACCGCATCAGCTCAAGTTCATCTGAAAGTCCGGCATTCTCCTCCTGAGAATGTCCAGTGGATGGACATTGCTCTGGAAGTTGGGCAGACTCTATTTTCCAAACCTGTAGGAGTCAAGTAAAATATAGTAAATAGAGACAAATATCTAGTAGAAAATAACCCTTTGAGGAATTCCAAAAATCCTCAGGGTTGGGAGGCAGATTTATTTACACCTGGGGTCTTGACCACCCAGACTACTAATTGACAGGAACTTAGTCTATCCACCAGCCCTGCCACTGTCCACTGAGTCCAGGCTGTGCTGGGCTCAGAAGCTTGAGGTGAGCAGGCTGGGCAGAGACGGTGTGTATGGACCGTGAAACTGTGTCCTCTCAACTCTAGACATAAACAAATGCCTCCTGCAAGTTTCTCTTAAGGCCTCTATTTCTTACACATCACGTGCAAATCTATTATTGGATGCAGTGGAGTTCCTTACTCCACTGGGTCTGAATGCTTTGAACTTGAGGTCAAGTTCAAGCCTACACTGCACAAATTGGGAACAGAATTTCTTGCAGGCTATGTGTCAGCAAGGTAAGGTCCTTATTAAGAATGGATTATTCTTAACAGGTGGTAGAGACCTCATTCATCTGTGTTCACTCCTGAGAAGGCAGTGTCCCTAGATTTTAAGTGGCACACAAAAAGAACCAAAAGCTCAGTACTAATGTCTTTATTGTAAtgtccattaaaaatatatatacggACTTGCCTGGAGGTCTAGTgattaggactttgccttccaatgcagggggtacaggttcaatccctggtccgggagctatgatcccacatgtctcaccATCAAAAGACTAAAACATATTgtagcaatattgtagcaaattcaacaaagactttaaaaatggcccacatccaaaaaaataaacatctttaaaagaaaattggtGTAACAAGCTCATCAAACTCATCATTTCATGAATAACTTTAAGACAAGGCTAAAATAGGTTAACTTTTTAAAGGAAGCTAATTTTCAAGACTTAACGTAGTAGATAATTTTGTTATGGAACACAGATATGGGAATAGTCAGAAATGTGGTTCATTATTTGAGCGATTCATGTTTGGCAAATTTTGCCCAGAAAGGTGCTACTTGGCCAAATTcacatggttttgtttttttttctctcctttctttttgcctttcttcaGTCTCTTTTTAATCTTAGCATCTCAGAGTGAAGCTGCATAGAGAATAAATTGCttccaagaaaaaaatagttGCAAACGGTTTTAATAATGGTTCTAGGAACTCTGAGAGAGTGTCAACAAAGACTTATTGCTTCTCTGGCCCGGAGCGGGAGAACTGCTTATCTTCTCTTCAGATCTGGCTGCAGGGCCCACCATGCCCTCCCCTCTCCGATCCTCGGTGTTTACATACACTGACATGCTCACTGTCCTGTTCATAACCATATCTACTGTTTCTCGTGGGCTGAGTGTATGCGGTATGCGTGTGCTTTGTAAATGGTTGCAAGATAAAGTGCCACCTGTTATTTCTATTAAATCATGACACGATGATGGTGGCCATAATTCTCCGTTTTCTATTAAGTACCCTGCCCAAGTAAACTGTTTTCTGATCTCTCTTAGATGGAAATCCTGTATGAATGTGGAAGCCATTAGCAGAGTAATTGCTGTCTGTTACCATGACAACCAGCCGCTGCAGTCACCTGCCCGAAGTGCTACCAGACTGCACCGGCTCCGCTGCACCCGTGGTGAAGACCGTGGAGGACTGTGGCAGCCTGGTGAATGGGCAGCCGCAGTATGTCATGCAAGTTTCCGCTAAGGACGGGCAGCTGCTGTCAACAGTAGTGCGGACCCTCGCCACCCAGAGGTAGTACCACCATTAAAATCAATGAGTCTGTAATTGATCCCGAGCGCTTTCTGTCAGATGTGAAATGCTGAAGGGAATGTAATTAGCGCTCAGGTTTTTGTGTCAGGTGAGAGGAGGtactggggaggaaaaaaaaccaaCTACACAAGTTGTGTTATTGCCGTTTCTATAGCAATGGGGCAAAAAGCTAAAACTCACCCTGTGGAGTTTTCTGCTTAAAGTCACACTCGCAGAGAGCCAGGCAGGGAAGGATCCCACAAGGCGCAGGGTCACTTgcttaacatttgttattttgacCTTGTGACGGTTAATTACTTTCTTGTCGACTTCAGGTACTAACAAAGGTAGCCGCCTTTGTTAGGATAGAACCAAGGAGGCCTCCGGTTTCAGGTGACTGAGCCAAAGTGACTGGACACGTGGGTAAAACTTTTCAAGTGACAATCTGGTGTGCAGGCTAGTCAGCACCCCGTGATGGGGGCCTATTCAGCGCAGCTTCCTGGGGGTCTCCTCAGGCACATCCCCATTTGGGGGATtcttctgctgcctcctcctttgCCCTCCACATGCCCCCCCCACGATCCTTCATACACACTCTGCCCTGTGAAGTACTATCATTAACACCCGCAGCTCGTCTCCCCTGAGCGATGAACTGAGCCAGACTGAAGGCTTTGAGCAGCCCAGACATGGTTTATCCAGGCCAGCCCTTTGTCCCTGGAGGTCTCCCCTGGTGCTCTTGCCGCCCACTGGCATGTGGAGAGCCACAGGCTGCCTGGCCACTGAGTGCTCCTCAGCGTCTCCATTTATTTCAGAATGAGTAAGTGGGACCTGTCTTATGACTGTGAAATGTATTTCAATAGTAGACATGCCCTATGATTTCACTGCTGACACGTCTGACCCTGAAACTTCGGGTCAGTCACTCAGACCTCAACTGCTTACCTTGGTCTGAGCAATTCAGCCAACTCCTCCAGTGCAGATACAGGCTCATCAACCCCTACATGCAACAGGACCCCTGGTGAAACCACAGCACTCTCTGTACCACCCCGAACTCCCTGGCCCCACAAGTGGTGGCCGCCAGACATGGAGTCACCCGCCCACACATGTTATAAACATTATCCACGTGCCTTCTGCTGTCAGTCCGTTTGGCTTTCACAAagccaagaaatgaaaaaaaaagggtcaatacatatttttctatctCTGGGAAAACTTGTAACAATTGGTTAGGTCTCAGAATACAAGGAGGCAGTGAGTCTAAGTGCTCGGCTGTGAACTGAGACAGATAGTTATCTGTCAGCATGTGCCCCTGTCACCCTTGAGCCATCAAACACCTCATTTGATCAGGAAGTGTGGGCTGCAGAGCTGAAACACCTGAGACCTGGGatccagtttgtgtgtgtgtgcgcacgcatgtGTGTCAGGCATTTTTACATGTTCTCCTACCATACAGTAGTGTAAACCAGAACTTTTACAATTTTATAAGCATTTGGTTCAATGTGAATGATGGAGGCCAGGAATAATGACAGAAAAAAGTCAACTCTTTAAACTTTCCTTTCCCACCCCTGAGCATGTGGGGCTCCTTTTGGCAAGTGGGAAGGAGCCTCCTTTCCTCTTTTAATCCCCTTTTAGCCTTCACTCAGTCCCAGGATCATCCCCAGAAAAGCCTTTGGGAAAGAGCAGTGTTTTCGTGGCTGTTTCCACAAAGATGGAGCCAGAGAGAGGGGGATTAGCATAAGCCTGGGTCACTGTCCGCTTTGGGGGACAGGAAGAAGTGGGGAAAGGTGAGTAAATAGGCCAGTCCTTGGGTTGGCACATACAgtgatgacatttaaaaatctaatacCCGATAAGGACCTCCAGCAATATAAGAAGACATTGATCAGAGGCGGATAGCCCTCCAGTATCCATTGAGAACTGAGGCCGTCTTACTTGGAGCTTTGACGTATGTGATGAGGGCCATGTCACTTGATTTTCCCTGACCTGAGTTTTTCTACAAGTGAAAATAGTGAGCATTAACTAGGCACTTACTACATGCTGGTCCCTCATCTAAGCTTGTAGCCTGGATCACACTTTCTCACCCTCACAGTCACCATATGGGGAAGGTACCCTGCTTTgagcccattttagagatgaggaagctAAAGTCCAGAGAGATGACATTAATTGCCCAAAGTGAGCCAGCTCATGTgcagcagagctggggtttgagcCCAAGTGGCACGACTCCAGAGCCTGCCTCACTAGCCACAACACCATGAGTCCTCACAGGGGTGATGTTTCCAAGTTAAAGGACAAGCCCTGGACTGAGGCCACCTTGGTAGGACATACCTTTACCGGCTTTCGGCTGAGTGTCCTCAGCAGCCCGAAGTGCAACATAGGAAAGCTCCAGCTCTGTGCTCCGGCTCAGGCTGCTGTTCTGCGTAGCGGCTTCAGGGTCGGCTGCCCATCTGTTTTCCTCCTCTCACTCTCCcactaaaaagagaaagacaaagaaccTCTGGGTATTCAAAAGTGTCCCGGCCTAGTTCAAAAGACTCGGTTTGTCTAGAAACTATAATCGGTGCTGTTTGCAAACAATTTCTTACTAACAaaggatgatttttatttttcgaTTGGTAGTTTGCCTGAACTACATCAACATCCAAGGCAGAATTAACACATTGCTCCTTTTCCCTCACTATGTCCCTGGGTCCGCCTACTCTGGTATTAGCCACCCCCTAGTTCGTTGTTTTGACAAAAGTAGATGCCCAAGGACCCCGGCCCCCACTGCCGAATGCCAGTGTAGATCTCAGGTTTTAAAGCAGATGTATGTTCTGAGCAGCTGCTGTGGAGGAGGGTCCGAAGGCCCCAGAGCCTGAGGACCATGGCGTGGCGGTGGTTACCAGCCCGTGACCAGCAGGTGCCCCTCCTTCTCTTGCAGTCCCTTCAATGACCGGCCGATGTGCAGGATCTGCCACGAGGGCAGCAGTCAAGAGGACTTGCTCTCTCCGTGTGAATGTACAGGGACCTTGGGGACAATTCATCGGAGCTGCCTGGAACACTGGCTGTCGTCCTCAAACACCAGCTACTGTGAACTCTGCCACTTCAGGTTTGCAGTCGAGCGCAAACCCAGGCCGTTGGTGGAGGTCAGTAATTGGGGCACGTCTTGAAAACTTAGCTCTAATGAGCAAATGATGTCTGCTTTTATGCCCAGCTCACAGACCCTGTGCCGCTTCATTGAAGCATAGTAatagctgtgtatgtgtgtgtgtgtgtgtgtgtgcgtgcgtacctgtgtgtatgtatgagacAGGAGACACAGAGTCAGCACTCAGGAGCCAATGGCAGAAAGGTGACCTCTATGAAGTGAAGATGAGAGAGTAGAAGAAATCAGTGTGAGGAGATAGGGGACGTTTTAGAGACTTGATCTCCATTTTTCCATTCCTGTGACACGGAGCAAACAGATCAAACACTGTTCTCTTTGCACACCATTGCTCACCTTGAAGCAACAGATaaatgggcatttgggttgcctAGTCTGAGAAATCTTTGTAGAAAAGTAtaactgcatgtgtgctcagttgcttcagttgtatccaactctttgtgaccctatggactgtaacccgccaggctccttgtacataggattctccaggcaagaatactggagtggggtgtagTATAACGCACAAAGACCTACATTTTTGGGTTTGACTAGTTCTACACCTTACGTAAGTGACTTCACCTCTTGGAGTTACTATGAgggataaatgaattaatatttataaaacacttaTAATATTAGGTATATATGCAAgagtttgaattaaaaaaatctctcctAGGAAATTACACACAAGCTTTTTTCAGCTAATAACCTAGTGTTGATATCTCTTTTCTTAAAAGTGATGCTGTCAACCCAGCCATTAAAATGGCAGGACATTATCTTTGCTATTTTAGGAGCCACGTGATTCTTCTTTAGACCCGGGTCCAgtcttgtatttttgttgttcagttgctaaattgtgtctggttctttgccaccccatggactgcagcgcgccaggcttccctgtcctcccctgtctcccggagtttgctcagattcatgtctgttgagtcagtgatgctatctatctcatcctctgctgcctccttttaccttcaatctttctccacatcagggtcttttccactgagttacctcttcacatcaggtggccaaggtattggagcttcagcttcagcatcagtcattccagtgaatattcagggttgatttcttttaggattgactggtttgatcttgtagtccaagggactctcaagagtcttcttcagcaccacaattcaaaagcatcaattctttggtgctcagccttctttgtggtccaactctcacatccatacatgactactggacaaactatagctttgattatacagacctttgtcagcaaagtgatatctctgctttttaatatgctgtctaggttcgtcacagttttccttccaaggagcaagtgtctttgtattaactggagaaactggaaaaagtTATTAGGTTATTTTtgccttctctcctcctctgccagTCAATCAAAAATTGCATATTGGCAACAATAAATATTCTAATACACTTGAACCAGAGCTAGCTGGAAGAGGCCAAGACATTGTGCCTATAATCCAGTTGGGCTGATAACCTTATttcagctgactcagtggaactTTGACACTAAACTAAAGCTAGAAATCAAGAAGCCCTTCTTGGAGGCTATTTAAAACAGCATGTTAGCATGCTGGCACTAAGGTTCTAGAGAGCTCTGCTTATACATTCTCTTGGTTCTGACCTTGAAAATCTAATCAGGACCTATAACTGGGGGCTGTTTTAGCTGTGACCTCCTTGCCAAACGGCACAAAATTTATTTGACTTGCCCCAATAAACACAATACTCCTTTTTAAGATTCTAGATCAAGTGACCTCTTAATTTAGGTGTCTTGCTGCTTGACATCTACTTCCAGAAATTGATTTTTGTAGAGTGCCATGAGGATTTAGCTCACTACcacattctttgggattttcatttcagaacttctctgcagaggaagaaatataattaaataataaacaaaggaGGCGAAGATTTTCAAGCCcaatggcaaaagttaaaaagaagCCTATTTCTCCTTTCCAGAAACTTTGTGGAACCTCCCCAGCTTGATATTGCAGCTCTTTCTAGGGCAGCTGGcttcccaaagaaagaaaaccttgCTTTGAAATGGGCTGTATCCAgtggtcttttttttaaagtggtctCTCCCCAGCAGAGAAGACTTTTTACTTGGCAAAAACCCCAGGATGTGTATGCATAATAGCTAACaaaggctggggttgggggtgcaTGCGTGTCAGATAACACACATGTGTCAGGTCATGCAGTGAACCCTTGCAGTCTcagagagacacatgtacccccacACAGAGGTTTCCTCAGAGCCACGGGTGTCAGGCTGTAGATGGACTCCAGAATCTCAGGCCACTGTCATTAAACAAGGAAACAAGGCAAAAGACCTTGAGAATGTGTGAGGTGCTCTGCAAGATTTAGGGCCTCGCCTACAAAAACTTCACCCAAACGGTCACTGGTGGTGAAATTTTCATTGCACAAATGGAATGTGACGTTTTTCAGAGTTAATGATGATTGaacaagttgaaagtgaaaggcagGCCTTCTCAAGCTGGGGGAGGCTGGCCATTTGACCTTCCGATGGCGAGATGAACTTGCTGTTTGACCACAAGCAATAAAAAGAAGTTGTCTTTGGTTTCTCAGCTGGAGGACAAATGAGAACCaggtgcaggcagatttttaaacaaatgacaTTACTAATTGACTTTTCTCCTCTTACCAAAGGGTAGGTTTATTCACAGTGAGCATTGCTTCTCAATATGTTTACTTCAAGATGAAAATGAATCTTTTCAGCAAATCAGCAAAACCTGCCTATTTGGGTTTAAGCATTAGGAGTATTGTTActttatttatcattttcccTCTTTAATTGCTTTAATCATTACTTTATTTACCAGTTGGTTCTGCCTTCTCattaaagcaagaaaattccataacatttcatttcaaaatCAATGTGATAGTAACAACTCCCATTGCTAGAGGAAGCGGTTTAAAAAcccatttataaattttatttggcAGCATCCAGACATCAGTCGGAATTGCCTGACTCCGCAGACTCCCATTCTTTAGTAAACTTTCAGTCCTTCATCCACCGTAAGCCTTCATCTTCCTCAATCTCATTCTGAAGATCCTTCCTCTCCTCTTGTCTCTTACACTTTCTGCAGCCAGCAGCTAGATGTTCATTTTTAACAGATCAGGAACCCAAAGCTATCTTCTACACAGGCTGCTACATAAagtctttcttccctctccttgcaAAGAATGAGTTTCTACTCAAAATGGCCAAGTCAATAGACAGATTATTAATAGCATCTCCAAACTGGGCATCACTTCTCCACTTTCCACTGACCATCTGGGTGACATACCTGTTGCTCTGAGCTGCAGTGTGGAGGGTGAACTGCAGATTCTCCATGATCTCTTTGGTCTCCAAAAGGCTCAAATTCTTGTgcaaaaaaaatacattctacaCTTGAAATGAGCCTATTGTAAGGTGAGTAAATTACATTGTGTTGGCCAAAATGTCCATTCCAGTTTTTCTATATGCTGTCACAggaaaacccaaataaactttttggccaacccagtgctTCAGTAAGTTGCTGTGTGTATCTacttacctacctacctacctgcaTGGCAAGACTAATTCTTTTTTAgcctttttaattcattttcagttttataccCTAAATATTTTCTTGGTGCTAAGTAAGCTAGTATAATGAGGTAGTTTCAACCCAAGAGAGACGGTTGGGGTTATTCAATTATGGGTGGATTTCCTCTACAGTCCAGCTAGTGTAAATCTCCTAAAAGATCTGTGTCTACTTGGGCAAAGTTTGAAAGGAAAGCATTTGAACTGTCCAtagcaaaaaggaaaacagatataACCCACATACATTTCATACCTACCCAGGCAGCACTTTTCTCAGGAAGGCTACGTATTTTTGTTGATGATGGAAAATGTGTCCACTGGCAATTTGTCAGATGAATTAGCCCCAAGAATATTGACCTGGTAGAATGCAGTAAATAGACATCCACTAACCATAAAAGGATTCACGGAATGACTAGCCTGGGTGGTTTTATGGTCTCCTCTCTActcattttcagttttcctcatttctgtctCTAAGATGAACTCTAATACCATTCTTTTATAAGGGTGAAATACAGCAAACCAATAAAAATAGCACAATTTCTTCCCAAGACTGTGTGCCTTGACTTCCGCCTTTTGCCGTGATTACATATCTGATTGAGCAGTTTGCCAAGGAAGTCCAGCTTACTATGTGCAGATAGCGTGCTTGCAACATCAGCTTCTAGGATGGGAATATCTGCCAATGGGCTTTCCTAAGACATATATCAGTAACACCTGCCCTTGCCCGGGAAACTCATGAAGTAATAGATCAGCTCAACAATGTCAAGATTAAAATGAAACAGCCAGGAAATGGTGGAAATCTGCAGGAAAGGCTTCCTAGGATCTGATCTGTCTCCAAACAGGAAAACATGGTGATTTTTCACAGAAGGAGTGATTAGGTTTCCGTATTCCTATTTCCCTTTACACAACCCCAGCTGATTGATAGGAATTGTATGAACAATTTAAAAGCTGTTCCCGGTGAGTCTGAGGTTGAGCTAAATTGAAACTGAGAGTGTTTTCACACATATCAGTTACTCAGAATAATGGAATATAAAGCTTGGGAGATGAggattaaagactttttttttcaaacttttcatttataattttttaagtcGCTGGAAGAAAATGGTTTTAAAGTGTGCCAAGGATCCAATGTCATCTTCAGCTATACAAAAGGGAGCAGAGTTGAACTGCTGTGAAGAAACGACTTTGTGCCTTGGCGCTTGGCTATTTAATAGATTTGAGACTTCACTGAAACCCTCCTACTATGTTCTGTCAGGCTTAGGAAAGGATGTTACTCACTTCATCGTAGtggatttggtttcttttttttttttactttattttatattggagtatagttgatcaacaatgttgtgttagtttcaggagcacagcacagtgattcaattatacatatacatgtacctattttttcaagttcttttcccatgtaggttattacagagtattgagtagagttccctgcgctatacagtaggtcctcattggttatgttttaaaatatagcagtctGTACATAAGTATTCTGCTAGGTTAAAACGtgctggcatgctgcggtccatggggtcgcagagtcagacatgaccgagcgactgaacaacaaggttgAAATGTGAACTTTTGGTTTCAGAGTGTTCGTTTTCATCAGCAAACCCCTGTAGCCTTGGGATAATTAAGGAATGACACCAGAGAGTATAGAAACTGATGGAGGAAGCTTCCCAGGCATGAGGACCCCCTAACTTCCTCAAAGGAAGGTGGGCAACCTCCCCTCTTCATTCCAGCCAGTGAGCAAAGCACAGCCCAAGAGTAAGGTGGCTGGACCATCATCACAGTACGTGATAGGCTGTCACAAAGCCTCTGTTCATTAAACAGACAGATAAATAGAGAATCTTCCTCCCAACTACAAACTATATATCATATTTGGAGCCTGTGGTTGTACATCAAAGAAAATGACCCTTTGCCCTTCGGTTCAAGACAGACACAGTTGGACAAGGGCTTGTATAATATAAAAGCAGCACCACTGCTTTGAGCCACACAACAAATGTGATGATTCTGACAAATTCTGCCTGCCTTCTAGTCATCAGTCCTCAGTCAGGTGGCAGGAGCCCTGTTCCACTGGCAACCAGTGAGGAGATAACGTGTGCTTCAGAGTTTGGCCAGGAGATGCTGACCAGAGTTAGAGGAGGGAGATGGAGTGGGGAGGGTCAGGCTGACTGGGAAGATCCAGGCCCAGCTGGCCTTTGTCAGGGATTTTGGAATTCAAGCTCTGGGGAATCAAAGTCTTCAGTATGGTCTGCGGGGGAAAAGATGGTCTTGCCCATGTGGTACATGAAGGCACAGGTTTgccatgggcctccctggtggctcagatggtaaagaatctgcctgcaatgcaagagacccaggtttgatcccttggagaaggccatggaagtccagtccagtattcttgcctggaaaactccatggacagaggagcctggcgggctacagtccatggcctcacaaagagtcagacacagagtgactaacactcagtCACTCACATGAGGTCAAAACCCCAGCAAGGAGCAAGGAAGGTCTCAGGTACCGCTCTCAGGCCTTGCTCTCCTCCTGTGTTCTGGAGGGACAAGGAAAAGCCACACACAGTGTCTGAGCGGTGGGATGGGGAATGGATTTATCTGAATCCACCTGGagctcccacttccctccctcctATCCACCAGGCATGGGGCCTTAGCTTCCCCAGGGCTGATCAGGCCCTTCCTCTGCAGCCCCGTCTCCTGGAGGCAGCTCTTCCACCAGCTCCAGGCCAGGTTGAAGCTCCCAAAGccaagagcaaaggaaagattACATAACAGAAAGGGGGCTTGGTGAGGgacttttttgtctgtttttcagaGAACACAACAAA
The nucleotide sequence above comes from Bos indicus isolate NIAB-ARS_2022 breed Sahiwal x Tharparkar chromosome 7, NIAB-ARS_B.indTharparkar_mat_pri_1.0, whole genome shotgun sequence. Encoded proteins:
- the MARCHF3 gene encoding E3 ubiquitin-protein ligase MARCHF3, which gives rise to MTTSRCSHLPEVLPDCTGSAAPVVKTVEDCGSLVNGQPQYVMQVSAKDGQLLSTVVRTLATQSPFNDRPMCRICHEGSSQEDLLSPCECTGTLGTIHRSCLEHWLSSSNTSYCELCHFRFAVERKPRPLVEWLRNPGPQHEKRTLFGDMVCFLFITPLATISGWLCLRGAVDHLHFSSRLEAVGLIALTVALFTIYLFWTLVSFRYHCRLYNEWRRTNQRVILLIPKSVNIPSNQQSLLGLHSAKRNSKETIV